In the Drosophila willistoni isolate 14030-0811.24 chromosome 3R, UCI_dwil_1.1, whole genome shotgun sequence genome, TCGGTGTCAATATATGCCAAATGAAACGCCACGTTTTACTTGTCTTTGGGTTGTAAAGAAACATTTAAAAGTCTACTACAACCTGAAGATTTCTAATGCGGcgacaccaaaaaaaaaaaaaacaaaaatgatatTTAAGTACATAAATAATCTCAGCATACGATCTCTCGGTATATTAGCATAATATTAGAACCGGTTATTTTAacctaaagaaaataattgGTGTCGAAATTATGCCAAATGAAAAGCCACATTTTACTTGTCTTTATTGTGTCAAGAAATTTCCAGCATTCTAAAGATTTCTAATGTTGCAACATTAAATACTTTTGCTTGctttaattataatatttcACTAAATAAGCaagtatttatttaaattcattttccATTCCCATTTACAGGTATTTGTCAAGCTCATCAGACGGTACAAGTACCTTGAGAAAATGTTCGAGGAGGAGATGGGTAAAGTTCTCTTATTCGTAAAGGGCTTTTCCCCAAGTGAACGTATTAAGCTAGCGCGTATGACTGCGCTCTGGTTAGGTAAGCATATCTAATATAAAACTGCTACCATTTTTATCAGTCGTAAAAGAGAGCCCATTTAGAATACTAAATTTAAGATTGTAATTCTGCAATAGCACAATCAAAAAGAAATGggctaaaattaatatttactCTTGGTATACTGACTTTTGGACGCAATCAATACGATCAAGTACAAAAGCCACGATCCCAAGGACAAATCCAATTACTACATCAGTTTTCCTTTACTGTTAAATTCTCTCTATTAAAtcttttcattaattttcttttggctttttcCGTTTGCAGTTAATGGCTCTGTACCGCCAAATGTTTTACTGGTATTGAACAACGAGCATCTGATTAAGGATGGTATTGCTCTAGAATTTTTGCTTGAGCTATTTACAACGTTCAAGCAAGAGAAAGGCATTGCATATCTTATACAGGCGCTTAAAAAGGGTGGACTGGAAAGCAAGTAAGTTTGGttttattctctctctcttgattTTGGTCGGAAAGTTATCAGGAAGATGTTGCAACATTTATTAATCCAGTTGTACATCTTTAATTGACGTTCCTAGAATATAGTTCGGAATTTTACACTAGTCGCAAATGAACCATAGCTTTATTTGGGTTTCAGTTTGATTTCGTACACTCAATTTTCTAACTAAGCTTATTTTGCCAATATTTTGTTAcctttgttttttgaaactcTTTTTAGACTTATGGACTTTTTCCCACCGAACAAACGTACTGaggaatattttaaacaaGTTTTTCTTGACAAAGAACTTAATGAGATCATCAAATTGCATAAAGCACAGGCTAGCCAAGAGGCTAAGCGTGAGCTCCAACAAACACTCATCGATGATATTAATGACGAGAAGGCGCATAATGAAATAACCGCCGATATCAAAGAGTTTGCCCAACGCACCAACATTCCCGATCATGAGATAATTGTCATTGTAAGTAGTCTCTTTATCCCATTCAAGTGGGGATCTCAGTGGTAAATTAATTTATTCGTTCTCTAGATTTGGTCTACCATCATGTCATTGGGCGAATGGAACAAGAAGGAGGAACTTGTCACCGATCAAGCCGTTCGCCATTTGAAGGGTTATTGCACTTTGCTACAATCCTTCGCCTCAACCGATCGCTCCGAATTGGCTTTGATACTGAAAGTGCAAGAATTCTGCTATGAGAATATGAATTTCATGAAGGCCTtccaaaaaattattttgttattcTACAAGACCGAAGTTTTGTCCGAGGAGATCATTTTGCGTTGGTACAAGGACGGGCATTCCAACAAAGGCAAGATGCATTTCCTTGAACAGATGCGTAAATTTGTCGAATGGTTGCAATCGGCCGAAGAGGGTTagtatttatatttacatatatccaaggaaatgcaaatttattgaGATTGATTTAGCTTCTGATTGTCATAAGCTTTATCGTTGTACCAATTTGCAAAAGCATTTGGGTTTTTTGCTTGCCTTGTTGTTTTATAGTTTTCCAACTCCTGAACAACATAGGCCAATGAAAACCTGGACAATTACACATTATTATTACCAAAGTGCGCATGTTttgtaatatattaaaattttaaactttattttaaaagagtttaaaacaaaacatgcCAGAGCAATAGAACAATTGGGTGTCCATATAACTTGATTATAGTTAGATTTGGCCAATAATTGTttggatatatacatatgtataaattaaTTGCCCTTTTGATATTACGTCCgcatattttctttaaaattttcaagtttttatCGTTTTTCTAACAAGAAACTTCATCGAATTTATGCCAGAGCAAAAGAATGATTGGGTGTCCATGTAACTTTACATAGTTATGTTTGGCCAATAATCGTTTggacaaaaaattaaactcCCCTCactta is a window encoding:
- the LOC6649398 gene encoding protein krasavietz; the encoded protein is MSQKTERPVLSGQRIKTRKRDEREKYDPTGFRDAVIAGLEKTEGDLDQISKFLDSAGNKLDYRRYGEVLFDILIAGGLLVPGGSISQDGEKPRTNYCIFDAAEDMEAMRNHEQVFVKLIRRYKYLEKMFEEEMGKVLLFVKGFSPSERIKLARMTALWLVNGSVPPNVLLVLNNEHLIKDGIALEFLLELFTTFKQEKGIAYLIQALKKGGLESKLMDFFPPNKRTEEYFKQVFLDKELNEIIKLHKAQASQEAKRELQQTLIDDINDEKAHNEITADIKEFAQRTNIPDHEIIVIIWSTIMSLGEWNKKEELVTDQAVRHLKGYCTLLQSFASTDRSELALILKVQEFCYENMNFMKAFQKIILLFYKTEVLSEEIILRWYKDGHSNKGKMHFLEQMRKFVEWLQSAEEESESDGEQKNGE